The segment ATTACCAAGGCGATGCTCTTCCATAATTCAAAATAAAGAATTACTTTAGCGGTCTTTAATTGTTTCCATGAAGTTTTTTAAATTGCTTTCTATTTTTATTCTTGCTGTCAGCATAAACAGTTGCTCTGTATATAACTTTACAGGTGCAAAGCCAGTCGATGGGAAGACATTTCAGGTGAATTATTTTCAGAATAATGCCGACTTAATTGAGCCCGGAATTGAACGAAGATTTACCATCAGACTTCAGGAAATTATTCAGAACCAAACTAACCTGGATTTGACCAATTCCAATGGCGATTTGCTTTATGAAGGCGAAATTGTAGAATATAGAATAACACCTATGCAGGCCACAGCTTCTCAAACTGCGGCTCAAAGCAGATTGACTATTTCGGTTAATGTTCGTTTTAGCAATAAAAATAAAGAAGCCGACAATTTTGAGAGACGCTTTTCTTTTTACAGAGATTATGAAGGAAGTTCACTTCCAACCGGCTCAGTATTAAACGACTATATCGATGAGATTTTTGAGCGTATAACA is part of the Flavobacterium sangjuense genome and harbors:
- a CDS encoding LptE family protein codes for the protein MKFFKLLSIFILAVSINSCSVYNFTGAKPVDGKTFQVNYFQNNADLIEPGIERRFTIRLQEIIQNQTNLDLTNSNGDLLYEGEIVEYRITPMQATASQTAAQSRLTISVNVRFSNKNKEADNFERRFSFYRDYEGSSLPTGSVLNDYIDEIFERITQDVFNESLAKW